Proteins from a genomic interval of Sphingobacterium sp. SYP-B4668:
- a CDS encoding 1-aminocyclopropane-1-carboxylate deaminase/D-cysteine desulfhydrase translates to MNTLSFEFHSPEQEINDTLFLEKGVRVFVKRDDMIHPFISGNKWRKLKYTLQRVRKENKSTLVTFGGAWSNHLLATACAGATFGFSTIGYVRGDEVHNPVLALCKLYGMELCFISRDDYRDKPSVFEKRFGLDSAAFFINEGGYSQEAAQGCAEIITELQQSYDDILCACGTGATLAGLQQGISNKTMDMQLHGVPVLKGGEFIRKEVQQLGITAQTIKLHTDYHFGGYAKTKPDLLGFIQSFVTQTGIMIEPTYTGKLFYAAYDLIRQDYFARDTKILLIHTGGLTGFLGMYEKF, encoded by the coding sequence ATGAATACGTTATCTTTTGAATTTCACAGTCCTGAACAGGAAATCAACGACACTCTATTTTTAGAAAAGGGAGTACGAGTATTCGTCAAACGGGACGACATGATTCACCCTTTTATTTCGGGCAATAAATGGCGAAAACTAAAATATACGCTTCAACGGGTGCGCAAGGAAAATAAGTCAACATTGGTAACCTTTGGAGGAGCTTGGTCCAACCACCTCTTAGCCACAGCCTGTGCAGGAGCTACCTTCGGATTTAGCACAATCGGATATGTAAGAGGGGATGAAGTGCACAACCCCGTATTGGCACTATGTAAGCTATACGGGATGGAACTGTGCTTTATTTCAAGAGATGATTATAGGGACAAACCATCCGTTTTCGAAAAAAGATTTGGATTAGACAGCGCTGCTTTTTTTATTAATGAGGGCGGATATAGTCAGGAAGCTGCTCAAGGATGTGCCGAAATCATAACTGAGTTACAGCAATCCTACGATGATATCTTATGTGCTTGTGGTACTGGTGCTACGTTGGCCGGATTGCAACAAGGTATTTCAAATAAGACAATGGACATGCAACTACATGGAGTACCCGTGTTAAAAGGCGGCGAATTCATTCGTAAAGAGGTGCAGCAATTAGGAATAACGGCACAGACTATCAAATTGCATACAGACTACCATTTTGGCGGCTACGCCAAAACGAAACCCGATTTACTGGGTTTTATCCAATCTTTTGTAACCCAAACAGGCATCATGATCGAGCCAACTTATACTGGAAAACTCTTTTATGCGGCATATGACCTCATCCGACAAGATTATTTCGCGCGGGATACTAAAATTTTATTAATCCATACAGGTGGATTGACTGGATTTTTAGGGATGTATGAAAAATTTTAG
- a CDS encoding RluA family pseudouridine synthase, whose amino-acid sequence MAEDLELLEQDEQELFEHLRIEVDKGQALLRIDKFLMNRVENASRNKIQNAIDAGSVLVNDNVIKSSYKVKPFDVISVVLPDPPRDTEVYPEDIPLDIVFEDDDVMVLNKVAGMVVHPGFNNYTGTLVNALTHHFNQLPTLPGNAGRPGLVHRIDKDTTGLLVIAKSEWAMTHLAKQFFDHSITRKYVALVWGDIEQDGTITGYIGRNLKDRRVMTMYDDPENGKWSVTHYKVLERLGYVTLIECQLETGRTHQIRTHLKSIGHPLFNDAPYGGDRILKGTVFNKYRQFVDNCFALLPRQALHAQVLGFVHPKTKQYLNFEAPLPEDFRLALEKWRAYSSSSTQEQD is encoded by the coding sequence ATGGCAGAAGATTTAGAATTATTAGAACAAGACGAACAAGAATTATTTGAACATCTGAGAATTGAGGTTGATAAGGGGCAAGCCCTGTTGCGTATAGATAAATTCTTGATGAATAGGGTGGAAAATGCATCTCGAAATAAGATTCAGAATGCGATAGATGCCGGTTCGGTATTGGTCAACGATAATGTTATCAAATCGAGCTATAAAGTTAAACCTTTTGATGTCATTTCTGTGGTATTGCCAGACCCTCCCCGGGATACTGAAGTATATCCCGAGGATATTCCATTGGATATCGTCTTTGAAGATGACGATGTTATGGTGTTGAATAAGGTAGCGGGCATGGTGGTACATCCAGGGTTTAATAACTATACAGGTACGTTGGTTAACGCATTGACGCACCATTTTAATCAGTTGCCAACATTGCCTGGCAATGCTGGTCGCCCGGGACTTGTTCATCGTATTGATAAGGATACTACAGGTCTGCTGGTCATTGCAAAATCAGAATGGGCCATGACCCATCTTGCTAAGCAGTTCTTTGATCACAGCATTACGCGAAAATATGTAGCGTTGGTATGGGGTGATATTGAGCAAGATGGCACAATCACGGGGTATATCGGGCGAAATCTTAAGGATCGACGAGTCATGACTATGTATGATGACCCCGAAAATGGTAAATGGTCGGTCACACATTATAAGGTACTAGAGCGATTGGGATATGTGACCTTGATTGAGTGCCAATTGGAGACAGGTAGGACCCACCAAATACGTACTCATCTCAAATCTATAGGTCATCCATTATTTAATGATGCGCCCTACGGTGGAGATCGAATTTTGAAAGGAACAGTCTTTAATAAATACAGACAGTTCGTGGATAATTGCTTTGCTCTTTTGCCTCGTCAAGCCCTTCACGCTCAAGTTTTGGGATTTGTACACCCCAAGACAAAACAATATTTAAACTTTGAGGCACCATTGCCCGAAGATTTTCGTTTAGCATTAGAGAAGTGGAGAGCGTATTCCAGCTCATCTACCCAAGAGCAAGATTAG
- a CDS encoding aminotransferase class IV: MSTIYINYNGKIVAEHDLVISAENRAFRYGDGLFETMLWKDGDIRFLNFHVQRLQEGLGMLHMEDSHRFDTFFIKSKTEELIRKNNMLGQQVRVRLIVFREGGGLYSPDTNKTAFVLQIARIPDSLRDKKIGLIIDLYTEYRKPYSDLSKLKSNNALIYVLAGLHKRKHRFDEVLLLNQEGFLCEALSSNIFIYYEKVLYTPAISEGCVAGVMRRVVMDMAADEGVEVVEAQISPEIMKQADEIFCTNAVHGVQWVMGYKQKRYFNKISRILQEKLLTWGYDEDN; this comes from the coding sequence ATGTCAACGATATATATTAATTATAATGGAAAGATTGTAGCCGAACATGATTTGGTGATTTCCGCTGAAAATAGAGCATTTAGATATGGCGATGGTCTCTTTGAAACCATGCTTTGGAAAGACGGTGATATCCGCTTTCTGAATTTCCATGTCCAACGTTTACAAGAAGGCTTGGGTATGCTCCATATGGAGGATAGCCATCGTTTTGACACATTCTTTATCAAATCCAAGACAGAGGAATTGATTCGAAAGAATAACATGTTGGGACAGCAGGTCCGTGTGCGACTCATTGTATTTAGAGAGGGCGGTGGCTTGTATAGCCCGGATACCAATAAAACTGCTTTCGTTCTGCAAATTGCCCGGATACCTGATTCTTTAAGAGACAAGAAAATTGGCTTGATTATCGATTTGTATACGGAATATAGGAAACCATACAGTGACCTTTCGAAGTTGAAATCCAATAACGCCCTCATTTATGTGCTGGCAGGATTGCATAAACGAAAACATCGCTTCGACGAAGTCTTGTTACTCAATCAAGAGGGGTTTTTATGCGAAGCTTTATCTTCCAATATATTTATTTATTATGAGAAGGTCTTATACACACCAGCTATTTCTGAAGGATGTGTGGCCGGTGTTATGCGTCGAGTCGTGATGGATATGGCCGCTGATGAGGGAGTAGAAGTGGTAGAGGCCCAAATCAGCCCAGAAATCATGAAACAGGCTGATGAAATATTTTGTACCAATGCTGTTCATGGGGTACAATGGGTCATGGGCTATAAGCAGAAACGTTACTTCAATAAGATTTCGAGAATATTGCAAGAGAAATTATTGACTTGGGGGTATGATGAGGACAATTAG
- a CDS encoding TlpA disulfide reductase family protein has product MNKKLILTFTAVVYSAFAFAQQQSFEINVQIQNPKPKAKAFIRYGVDNKIVLDSISASEGSFLYTGNITKPTLVTLTYSPNGERFGKSKGKIDRKNFYVDGGKTTLNFTDSIQHATVAGSPIQEEFERFSQATYTYDHELEVLYAERSKLYQSKSENKEALTEIERRMDEVDARKNVALEKYITAHPESYFSLLSLKDMAGYSIDIAKIEPLLLSLSTTLRTSEMGKTLAAEIATAKMLSVGKLAPDFTQNDINDKPIKLSDFRGQYVLLDFWASWCGPCRAENPHVVATYNTFKDKNFTVLGVSLDNPGKKANWLAAIEKDGLPWTQVSDLKGWKNEAAQLYGIRAIPQNYLIGPDGKIVAVNLHGEQLTQQLEKLLK; this is encoded by the coding sequence ATGAACAAGAAACTTATATTAACATTTACAGCAGTCGTCTATTCGGCTTTTGCCTTCGCACAACAGCAGTCCTTTGAGATCAACGTCCAAATTCAAAATCCAAAACCAAAAGCGAAAGCATTTATTAGGTATGGGGTAGACAATAAAATCGTCTTGGATTCTATCTCTGCATCTGAAGGCTCATTCCTTTACACAGGAAACATTACCAAGCCAACTCTCGTTACACTCACCTACTCACCCAATGGCGAAAGATTCGGGAAGTCAAAAGGCAAAATCGACCGCAAGAATTTTTATGTCGATGGAGGAAAAACAACCCTTAATTTCACCGACTCTATTCAACATGCAACGGTCGCAGGTTCACCCATTCAGGAGGAGTTCGAACGCTTCAGTCAAGCGACATACACATATGATCACGAGTTAGAAGTATTGTATGCAGAACGCAGTAAGCTTTATCAGAGCAAGAGTGAAAATAAAGAAGCACTGACAGAGATTGAACGTCGAATGGATGAAGTTGATGCGCGTAAAAATGTCGCCCTAGAAAAATATATCACAGCACATCCTGAATCCTATTTCAGTCTTTTGTCGTTGAAGGATATGGCTGGTTACAGCATTGATATTGCCAAGATTGAACCGCTCCTTTTAAGTCTTAGCACGACATTGCGTACCAGTGAGATGGGTAAGACACTTGCCGCTGAAATAGCTACCGCTAAAATGCTTTCAGTAGGTAAACTAGCGCCCGATTTCACCCAGAATGACATCAACGACAAGCCTATCAAGCTATCCGATTTTAGAGGTCAGTATGTATTGCTCGATTTTTGGGCATCTTGGTGCGGACCTTGCAGAGCGGAAAATCCACATGTTGTAGCAACTTACAATACGTTTAAAGACAAGAATTTCACGGTTCTAGGCGTGTCTTTGGACAATCCGGGCAAAAAAGCGAATTGGTTGGCAGCCATCGAAAAAGATGGTCTCCCTTGGACACAGGTCAGCGACCTCAAAGGTTGGAAAAATGAAGCCGCCCAACTATATGGGATACGCGCCATTCCTCAAAATTACCTCATTGGGCCCGATGGCAAGATAGTAGCCGTCAATCTACATGGAGAACAGCTTACACAACAATTAGAGAAGCTATTGAAATAA
- a CDS encoding thioredoxin family protein, which translates to MKKYIILVIGLLGFMTTQAQEHIEFKAISFAEAKSLAKEQNKLIFLDGYTSWCAPCKWMEGNVFNTTAIASFYNVNFINTKFDCEKGEGIELAKKYNIRSFPTYLFLDSNGELIYRTQSRMEADEFLAEGKRALNPETQIPTIQKRYTEGDRNPTFLLNYIIVMNKVNPLLVKEARNELDAQASDEFLRSAAGWKTIELLAQNANDRYGQFFMANRTYFKQHVEQIAFDKKELQILRYAMYTYIREKNEKEFKDGLQYFVNSTDQDKQKDGAMFEVEWVAAHGTPKEFVTLTNTLRKGILKDEAEKLSFIARRYGSSKISRENATRLEQCYVLAKQAVKMDPNSYSNQGTFADICITLKKKKEAVKAAEAARSLADLETSKIQKIAQELLDRAKAI; encoded by the coding sequence ATGAAGAAGTATATTATATTAGTCATTGGTCTACTAGGGTTTATGACTACCCAAGCCCAAGAACACATCGAATTTAAAGCAATCTCTTTTGCTGAGGCCAAATCCTTGGCCAAAGAGCAGAACAAGTTAATCTTCCTAGATGGGTACACATCTTGGTGCGCTCCCTGCAAGTGGATGGAAGGAAACGTCTTCAATACCACAGCCATCGCTTCGTTCTATAACGTGAATTTTATAAATACCAAATTTGATTGTGAAAAAGGAGAAGGTATAGAATTGGCGAAAAAATATAACATTCGTAGTTTCCCGACCTACCTCTTTCTAGATAGCAATGGTGAGCTCATCTACCGTACCCAATCCCGAATGGAGGCTGATGAATTTTTGGCTGAGGGCAAACGTGCACTTAATCCAGAAACACAAATTCCAACAATTCAAAAAAGATACACTGAGGGAGACCGCAACCCTACCTTTCTCTTAAACTACATTATCGTAATGAATAAGGTAAACCCTTTATTGGTCAAAGAAGCTCGAAACGAATTAGATGCCCAGGCTTCTGACGAATTTCTAAGATCGGCGGCAGGCTGGAAGACAATTGAACTCTTAGCTCAAAATGCAAATGACCGTTATGGTCAATTCTTCATGGCCAATAGGACCTATTTCAAACAACATGTGGAACAAATCGCCTTTGACAAAAAAGAACTTCAAATCTTGCGATATGCCATGTATACTTATATCCGCGAGAAAAATGAGAAAGAGTTCAAAGACGGACTTCAATATTTTGTCAACAGTACCGATCAGGATAAACAAAAGGATGGAGCTATGTTTGAAGTTGAATGGGTAGCTGCACACGGTACTCCAAAGGAATTTGTGACGCTCACCAACACGCTTAGAAAAGGCATCTTAAAAGACGAAGCCGAAAAACTGAGTTTCATCGCGCGAAGATATGGCTCCAGTAAAATAAGTAGAGAGAATGCCACCCGTTTGGAACAATGTTACGTCCTAGCTAAACAAGCTGTAAAGATGGATCCCAATAGCTATTCCAATCAAGGCACATTTGCAGATATCTGTATCACACTGAAGAAGAAAAAAGAAGCTGTCAAAGCCGCGGAGGCTGCAAGATCTTTAGCAGATTTAGAAACCTCCAAAATCCAAAAGATTGCGCAAGAATTATTAGATAGAGCCAAAGCCATATAA
- a CDS encoding RagB/SusD family nutrient uptake outer membrane protein, whose translation MKKTILSALFTSFLLLGCNSYLDIKPKGFTIPEFIDDYKLLMNNQGLIRATPAFPDYLTDHIVSGNPVDISGTGFDSYPTVKKRLYTFEHGAIFEDGQADSYWETAYSHIFTYNVVINNVLQVTDGKDTEKKRLWAEAKVGRAFEYLNLVNIYGRHYDSKTAATDYGVPLVLSEDINKSYERVSVQQIYTLVENDLQEALPLLGKTANTTFQPLQSVGYAFLSRMYLYQGRYMEALQNAREALKQHSYLEDYTLYTNREQKTFGRVCRKDDQDIPFPDIRTNKESIWSRLGTSSYGSLNAEVFTSQDLIDTYKKDLTANAIDMRYQLFFCRDQASFGSAVMKFPGRVLWAPYIEMNTGFSTPELILIAAECEARVGSTEEALKLINMLRDSRIDNNIHIMDLNKVKTLSLVLDERRREMPYLASTRLIDLKRLHTSGDLTKTIVHKLETQEWSMESSDIRMILPVPPKVLSLNPSIPQYER comes from the coding sequence ATGAAAAAAACAATATTGTCAGCCCTCTTTACTAGCTTCTTGCTACTGGGTTGTAACTCCTATCTTGATATCAAGCCCAAAGGCTTTACTATTCCAGAATTTATAGATGACTATAAGCTGCTGATGAACAATCAGGGCCTTATAAGAGCCACTCCTGCATTTCCAGACTACCTAACTGATCATATCGTATCTGGCAATCCTGTCGATATCTCGGGAACTGGCTTTGATAGTTATCCAACGGTTAAGAAGCGTCTCTATACCTTTGAGCATGGTGCCATATTTGAAGATGGTCAAGCTGATAGTTATTGGGAAACCGCCTACAGTCACATCTTTACATACAATGTAGTGATTAACAATGTCCTCCAAGTAACAGACGGCAAGGATACAGAGAAAAAAAGGCTATGGGCCGAAGCCAAGGTCGGACGTGCTTTTGAATATCTGAATCTTGTCAATATTTATGGAAGACACTATGATTCTAAAACTGCGGCTACCGACTATGGTGTACCTTTGGTTCTATCCGAGGACATCAACAAGAGTTATGAACGTGTGTCCGTTCAGCAAATTTATACACTTGTCGAAAACGACCTTCAGGAAGCGTTACCCCTCCTAGGCAAAACCGCCAATACCACCTTTCAACCACTACAATCAGTGGGGTATGCTTTCTTAAGTCGGATGTATCTGTACCAGGGTCGTTATATGGAAGCGCTTCAAAATGCCAGGGAAGCACTAAAGCAACACAGCTACTTGGAAGATTACACACTCTATACCAACCGCGAGCAGAAGACCTTTGGTCGCGTATGCCGCAAAGATGACCAAGATATACCCTTTCCGGATATCCGTACAAATAAGGAATCAATATGGTCCCGCCTAGGTACAAGCAGCTATGGAAGTCTGAATGCAGAGGTATTCACTAGCCAAGACTTAATAGATACTTATAAGAAAGACCTGACCGCTAATGCCATAGATATGCGTTATCAATTATTTTTCTGTAGAGATCAAGCTTCTTTTGGATCGGCCGTAATGAAATTTCCTGGGCGTGTGTTATGGGCACCCTATATTGAGATGAATACGGGATTCAGTACTCCCGAACTGATATTAATTGCCGCAGAATGTGAAGCTCGTGTTGGCTCGACAGAAGAAGCTTTGAAATTGATAAATATGCTTAGAGATAGCCGTATTGACAATAATATCCACATCATGGACCTTAACAAAGTAAAAACCCTCTCATTGGTTCTTGACGAACGCAGGAGAGAAATGCCTTATCTCGCATCGACCCGTCTTATCGACCTGAAGCGTCTGCATACCAGCGGTGATTTGACAAAGACAATTGTACATAAGCTAGAGACACAAGAATGGAGCATGGAATCTTCTGATATAAGGATGATACTTCCTGTACCACCAAAGGTCCTATCACTCAATCCTTCCATTCCTCAGTACGAAAGATAA
- a CDS encoding SusC/RagA family TonB-linked outer membrane protein: MKITTQPRIFTAVTWRKTMVSVLAGLLLVQAKGNSLAQSISLDCKKESISSVLKKVRTQSGYDFFYNESLLSNLSPIDINLKGSNINEVLEKVLKNNGLEYTIQNKIVIIKKPSDNKQLSSLIEAQKQESVRGSVINENGEPLSGASIRVKGTTITVMTDAQGQFKLENIPLTSTLIITFVGYEPAERKCSTHMEVVRLSPLHSELSEVNVTVNTGYQKISKERAAGSFAQVTAKDMEGRLQTSIIERMEGLLPGMAIAGNKSISNPQNDKNNLGIEVRGRATINAQAAPLIVVDGMPFEGDLTALNPNDIETITVLKDASAASIYGVRSSNGVIVVVTKMGKPGPARIDYSNTLSFKGLPSRKYLNQMSSTELVDFQQAMFNYRSGDYSNIDPRKSMNDVYAILYEHKGGKISAEEMERQLDVYRNRDRFADMDEFLNKINFSQQHNLSLSGGNDRYQYNYSLNYTQPGDYNKNRPVNKNLGFNLKNIVKLTDWARLTVGILGQNQSRNGNVGFNFFDNYMGGKASYFLLRNADGSPAQWYNNKSQFEIDRLNELGLEDETFIPIEQNAYTHEKFYNKYLNLNFGANFRLMEGLTFDLMYQTERTEGYLGKTYSKNAFAVATQINDATQIDKKGIIKNIVPKGGQFDEKREDINSYTLRGQFNFERKFGSDHEINVIAGAERRQINNRYTNFYKYGYDESSLMYKGINEELIGINIQNTQSIFGSYTLQKKKGEGFVDIIDRFISLYANGSYTYQKNLTLSGSIRVDQSNLFGTDIKNQYKPMWSLGALYRMPNFDQQWIDRWAIRATYGINGNVPKDFGPYLISRVSNNLNSYTGEMQADIDSPPNPSLRWERTAITNFGLDFSVLKNRLSGSIDVYNKSTSDLLGPTAIDPTLGWSQVNLNYGDMRNRGIELAVNSKQIVSANFDWTTNLNFSYNKNEITNLYTQQNTPYYYYYTTQNRVGKPMGSVYSIDYAGLDEKGQPLARKKDGTLVKSTQQLVVDDLIYEGTTIPPYSIALRNGFRYKDFSLSFMFIYNGGHIMRSVRPEPLTKLAELNYNSNVDRLWLNYWKQAGDESNPDLGPAFMSAASGNIMDIYTAADKFVEKADYIKLRDVSISYNLSRKIVEKTPLRYIRITGQVTNPWRWAANKENLDPEAWSGYSMTSEPAPSRVMSPSRGRLTPVVYNLGFSIGI, translated from the coding sequence ATGAAGATTACAACGCAACCGCGTATCTTTACGGCCGTAACCTGGCGAAAAACCATGGTCTCAGTCCTAGCGGGACTACTACTTGTTCAAGCCAAAGGCAACAGTCTGGCACAGAGCATTTCTTTAGACTGTAAAAAGGAATCAATTTCATCCGTGCTAAAAAAAGTCAGAACACAGTCAGGGTATGATTTTTTTTACAATGAATCTCTGCTATCCAACCTGTCGCCGATAGATATCAACCTAAAGGGTTCCAATATCAATGAGGTATTGGAAAAAGTACTCAAGAACAATGGACTTGAATACACCATCCAAAATAAAATTGTCATTATCAAGAAACCAAGTGACAACAAGCAACTTTCCTCCCTAATAGAAGCACAAAAACAGGAATCTGTCAGAGGTTCAGTTATAAATGAAAATGGAGAACCATTGTCCGGAGCCTCTATCCGCGTGAAAGGTACAACTATCACCGTGATGACAGATGCTCAGGGGCAGTTCAAATTAGAGAACATCCCTTTGACCTCTACATTAATTATCACATTTGTGGGATATGAGCCAGCCGAAAGAAAATGCAGTACACACATGGAGGTGGTTCGCTTATCCCCACTCCACTCCGAACTATCAGAGGTCAATGTAACCGTCAATACTGGTTATCAAAAAATCAGTAAAGAAAGAGCCGCTGGTTCATTTGCACAGGTGACTGCTAAAGATATGGAAGGACGTCTGCAGACCAGCATCATCGAGCGGATGGAGGGATTACTACCAGGTATGGCCATTGCCGGAAATAAGAGTATTTCCAATCCACAGAATGACAAAAACAACCTAGGAATCGAAGTTCGAGGACGTGCCACCATCAATGCGCAAGCCGCCCCACTTATCGTAGTAGATGGCATGCCATTCGAAGGGGACCTTACCGCCTTAAATCCTAATGATATTGAAACCATTACAGTATTAAAGGATGCCTCTGCGGCATCGATATACGGAGTACGTTCCTCTAATGGGGTTATAGTCGTGGTGACCAAAATGGGCAAACCAGGACCAGCACGTATAGACTATAGCAACACACTATCTTTTAAAGGATTACCGAGCAGGAAATATCTGAATCAAATGAGCAGTACCGAGCTCGTCGACTTTCAGCAGGCCATGTTCAATTATCGCTCGGGCGATTACTCCAATATTGACCCTCGAAAATCAATGAATGATGTTTACGCTATTCTTTATGAGCACAAAGGTGGCAAGATTAGCGCTGAGGAGATGGAAAGACAACTGGATGTATACCGCAATCGCGATCGATTCGCTGATATGGATGAGTTTCTAAATAAGATAAATTTCAGTCAACAGCATAATTTATCCCTATCAGGAGGAAACGATCGTTACCAATACAACTACTCCTTGAACTATACGCAGCCTGGTGATTATAATAAAAATCGTCCTGTCAATAAAAATTTGGGGTTCAACCTTAAAAACATTGTCAAATTGACCGATTGGGCGAGATTAACGGTTGGTATTTTGGGACAAAACCAAAGCCGAAATGGTAATGTAGGTTTCAACTTCTTCGACAACTATATGGGAGGCAAAGCTTCATACTTTTTACTCCGAAATGCAGACGGCAGTCCTGCTCAATGGTACAATAATAAGTCACAATTTGAAATCGATAGACTCAATGAATTAGGTTTAGAAGATGAAACTTTTATCCCCATTGAGCAGAATGCCTATACACACGAAAAATTCTACAACAAATATCTAAATTTAAACTTTGGAGCCAATTTCCGCTTAATGGAGGGCCTCACATTTGATTTGATGTATCAAACAGAGCGTACAGAAGGGTACTTAGGCAAGACTTATTCCAAGAATGCATTTGCAGTCGCCACCCAGATCAACGATGCAACACAGATTGATAAAAAAGGTATTATCAAAAATATTGTTCCTAAAGGTGGACAATTTGATGAAAAACGTGAAGATATCAACTCTTACACGTTAAGAGGACAGTTCAATTTTGAGCGTAAGTTTGGGAGTGACCATGAAATTAATGTCATTGCAGGGGCAGAACGACGTCAGATTAACAACCGTTATACCAATTTTTATAAATATGGATATGACGAAAGCAGTTTGATGTACAAAGGCATCAATGAAGAGCTAATTGGAATCAACATTCAAAATACGCAAAGTATATTTGGCAGTTACACCCTACAGAAGAAAAAGGGCGAAGGTTTTGTCGATATCATCGATCGCTTCATATCGCTTTACGCCAATGGATCCTACACCTACCAGAAAAATCTTACTTTGAGTGGAAGTATACGTGTGGATCAATCCAATCTCTTCGGTACGGATATAAAAAATCAATACAAGCCTATGTGGTCACTAGGAGCATTATACCGTATGCCCAACTTTGACCAACAGTGGATAGATCGATGGGCAATCCGCGCTACCTATGGTATTAACGGAAACGTTCCAAAAGATTTCGGTCCGTATCTAATCTCGCGGGTTTCCAATAACTTGAACTCCTATACCGGTGAAATGCAAGCCGACATCGATTCTCCTCCAAACCCTTCTTTGAGATGGGAGCGAACGGCAATTACCAACTTTGGTCTTGATTTCTCCGTTTTAAAAAACAGACTTTCAGGTAGCATAGATGTGTACAATAAGAGTACTTCCGATTTACTCGGCCCTACTGCTATCGACCCAACGCTGGGCTGGAGCCAAGTAAACCTCAACTATGGGGACATGCGTAATAGAGGTATAGAACTGGCTGTCAATTCTAAACAAATTGTATCTGCGAATTTTGATTGGACAACCAACCTGAACTTCAGTTATAATAAGAATGAAATCACCAATCTATATACTCAGCAAAATACCCCATATTATTACTACTACACTACTCAAAATCGAGTCGGTAAACCGATGGGTAGTGTGTATAGCATTGACTATGCTGGGTTAGACGAAAAGGGGCAACCACTAGCCCGCAAGAAAGACGGCACCTTGGTCAAAAGCACACAACAATTAGTGGTAGACGATTTGATTTATGAAGGCACTACTATCCCCCCTTATAGCATAGCTCTCCGCAATGGATTCCGTTACAAAGACTTCAGTCTGTCTTTTATGTTTATTTACAATGGAGGGCATATTATGCGTTCGGTACGCCCAGAGCCATTGACTAAACTTGCCGAACTCAATTACAATAGCAATGTAGATAGGCTATGGCTTAACTATTGGAAACAAGCCGGTGATGAATCCAACCCTGACCTTGGTCCTGCATTTATGTCCGCTGCATCAGGAAATATAATGGACATCTATACCGCAGCCGATAAATTTGTAGAAAAAGCAGATTACATCAAACTTCGAGACGTCTCTATCTCTTATAATCTGTCCAGAAAAATTGTGGAGAAAACCCCGTTACGCTACATACGCATCACTGGTCAAGTGACCAATCCATGGAGATGGGCCGCCAACAAAGAGAACTTGGACCCAGAAGCTTGGTCGGGCTACAGTATGACGAGTGAGCCAGCGCCAAGTCGTGTTATGTCTCCCTCTAGAGGGAGGTTAACTCCTGTTGTGTACAATCTAGGTTTCTCCATTGGTATATAA